In Sorghum bicolor cultivar BTx623 chromosome 8, Sorghum_bicolor_NCBIv3, whole genome shotgun sequence, one genomic interval encodes:
- the LOC8066955 gene encoding AT-hook motif nuclear-localized protein 7: protein MGGREGIAVAGGHESGHGLFRADISMTEAQEAAAKGYQFSLSSPSTSPTPSPPPPAAAGDGGDATPVPLAWSLGGDKPSEASGNNGVQTAAQTEHANLSSGRRRGRPRGSGRRQILATLGEWYALTAGGSFTPHVIIVGTGEDVAARIMSFSKKGPRSVCILSANGTISNVTLRQPDPSGSTFTYEGLFEILQLTGSFTMAEEGRKRTGGLSVSLAGPDGRVVGGVVAGMLRAASPIQVIVGSFLPNSLKQHQRRMTLQQQQQQPPAFPAPPAPPAPVAPPPVLTAAMPISQAGFGNGFHAPPPSVVPPQPHASTEHGAMNLNSTTGFTMVGWPASSPPMPHRASPDINVSLTPQE, encoded by the exons ATGGGCGGAAGGGAGGGCATTGCAGTGGCAGGTGGCCATGAATCCGGCCACGGTCTGTTCAGAGCAGACATCTCCATGACAGAGGCGCAAGAAGCAGCAGCGAAGGGGTACCAGTTCTCTCTCTCCTCGCCGTCGACGTCCCCCACTCCGTCCCCGCCGCCACCAGCTGCGGCTGGCGATGGTGGGGACGCCACTCCAGTTCCGCTAGCCTGGAGTCTGGGTGGGGACAAGCCGAGCGAGGCCTCCGGGAACAACGGCGTGCAGACGGCCGCGCAGACTGAGCACGCCAACCTGAGCTCCggacgccgccgcggccggccgcgCGGTTCCGGGAGGCGCCAGATCCTAGCCACCCTAG GGGAATGGTACGCCCTGACAGCCGGAGGGAGCTTCACACCTCATGTGATCATCGTGGGTACTGGGGAG GATGTGGCGGCGCGCATAATGTCGTTTTCTAAGAAGGGTCCACGCTCGGTCTGCATCCTCTCTGCAAATGGGACAATCTCTAATGTAACACTGAGGCAGCCGGATCCATCTGGTAGCACCTTCACCTATGAG GGTCTTTTCGAGATTCTGCAATTGACGGGCTCCTTCACAATGGCTGAGGAAGGTCGGAAGAGAACCGGTGGGCTCAGTGTCTCTCTTGCTGGCCCAGATGGCCGTGTAGTTGGCGGCGTGGTGGCTGGGATGCTGCGTGCTGCAAGTCCTATACAG GTGATCGTGGGGAGCTTCCTGCCCAACAGTCTGAAGCAGCACCAGAGGAGGATGAccttgcagcagcagcagcagcagccacctGCCTTCCCGGCACCACCAGCACCACCAGCACCTGTGGCTCCCCCTCCTGTGCTCACTGCCGCCATGCCAATCTCCCAGGCAGGTTTCGGCAACGGCTTCCACGCACCGCCACCATCTGTCGTGCCTCCACAACCCCATGCCAGCACGGAGCACGGCGCCATGAACCTGAACTCAACGACGGGCTTCACCATGGTTGGCTGGCCTGCGAGCTCCCCGCCCATGCCGCACAGGGCCTCTCCTGACATCAACGTCAGCTTGACTCCCCAGGAGTAG
- the LOC8074877 gene encoding uncharacterized protein LOC8074877: MAAYMRVTHRDEEGKKVTEKMPVPETRRPDTAKHFERKLEEQGLHRFERHPANAPRGVGIGTPPPKSGRGGKFTWEGPGGVVDGQLDPAPPAIDANDPNYVAPEEEEEEVAREVVVGEVEVAKVAESRVGVARVDVAPALLQDQNQ, from the coding sequence ATGGCGGCGTACATGCGGGTGACGCACCGGGACGAGGAAGGCAAGAAGGTGACGGAGAAGATGCCGGTGCCAGAGACGCGGCGGCCGGACACGGCGAAGCACTTCGAGCGGAAGCTGGAGGAGCAGGGGCTCCACCGCTTCGAGCGGCACCCGGCGAACGCGCCCCGCGGCGTGGGTATCGGCACGCCGCCGCCCAAGTCTGGGCGCGGCGGCAAGTTCACCTGGGAAGGACCCGGTGGCGTCGTCGACGGCCAGCTCGACCCGGCCCCGCCCGCCATCGACGCCAATGATCCCAACTACGTcgcgccggaggaggaggaggaggaggtggctagGGAGGTGGTCGTCGGCGAGGTGGAGGTGGCTAAGGTCGCTGAGAGCAGGGTTGGTGTTGCCAGAGTCGACGTCGCGCCGGCCCTGCTCCAGGACCAGAACCAGTAG